From the genome of Lasioglossum baleicum chromosome 13, iyLasBale1, whole genome shotgun sequence, one region includes:
- the Pgs1 gene encoding phosphatidylglycerophosphate synthase 1 isoform X3: MLDEEKIFEVEMAQSEFHTLSWLYKAAPCFPVNASKITVIHEPSIFYSTLVEKCKNAKKRIVFASLYLGTGKLESDLVNAIDQALKLSNGNVEVKLLLDYMRGSRGKLNSRKMLEPLLNGKYGHCCQIFLYHTPKLRGILKMIIPDRFNELVGLQHMKLYMIDNDLIISGANLSNDYFTNRQDRYFVIRDCKELCDFYSELIEKVGEFSFLLRPDGTTVLNSTANAHPFKDKPIKFIEEAAHSVKTLFQRELEKRSDVEKISNNSDADTWIFPLIQMGQLNIYHDSQITLKLLQTAQPGAILRLATGYFNLTSEYSDALFKDCQGTCHLLTAHPTANGFFSAKGVAGGIPAAYTKIEESFIKRCSNMGQENRIKLWEFIKPGWTYHAKGLWYSLPGQEKPNLTLIGSPNFGYRSVSKDLETQIAVMTKNQTLQNELQKEYERLFASARPVTKRTFSEQDRIPPSWVCAAVVLFKYYF; this comes from the exons ATGCTAGATgaggaaaaaatttttgaagttGAGATGGCACAATCTGAATTTCATACATTGTCTTGGTTGTACAAGGCTGCTCCTTGTTTTCCTGTAAATGCTTCCAAG ATTACAGTAATTCACGAGCCCAGCATATTTTATTCAACACTtgtagaaaaatgtaaaaatgcaaAGAAAAGAATAGTATTTGCATCGCTATATCTAGGCACAGGAAAATTAGAATCAGATTTAGTAA ACGCTATAGATCAAGCTTTAAAATTAAGCAATGGTAACGTTGAAGTTAAACTATTGCTAGATTACATGAGAGGATCTAGAGGTAAATTAAATTCGCGTAAAATGTTGGAACCCTTGCTTAATGGTAAATATGGTCATTGCTGTCAGATATTCCTGTATCACACCCCTAAGTTACGAGGTATCTTAAAGATGATCATCCCAGATCGTTTCAATGAATTAGTAGGATTACaacatatgaaattatatatgATAGATAACGATCTAATAATTAGTGG TGCTAATCTTAGTAATGATTACTTTACGAACAGACAAGATCGTTATTTTGTGATCAGGGACTGCAAAGAGCTTTGTGATTTTTACAGCGAACTAATTGAAAAAGTAGGAGAATTTAGTTTTCTCCTTCGACCAGATGGTACAACAGTATTAAATTCTACCGCAAATGCTCACCCCTTTAAAGACAAACCAATAAAATTTATTGAAGAAGCCGCACACAGTGTGAAAACTCTTTTCCAGAGGGAATTAGAGAAACGTTCCGatgttgaaaaaatat CCAACAATTCCGACGCGGATACGTGGATTTTCCCGTTGATACAAATGGGTCAGTTAAATATATACCACGACAGTCAGATAACATTAAAACTTTTACAAACAGCACAACCCGGTGCAATACTTAGACTAGCGACAGGCTACTTTAATTTGACTTCGGAATATAGCGATGCTTTATTTAAGGATTGTCAAGGAACATGTCATCTTCTGACAGCACATCCAACTGCCAATGGTTTTTTCT CTGCAAAAGGTGTTGCTGGCGGTATTCCGGCAGCCTATACAAAAATAGAAGAATCGTTCATTAAGCGTTGTTCTAACATGGGTCAAGAAAATAGGATTAAATTGTGGGAATTTATAAAACCTGGATGGACATATCACGCGAAAGGATTATGGTATTCGTTGCCTGGACAAGAAAAACCGAATCTTACCCTCATTGGATCGCCAAATTTTG GTTACAGATCGGTAAGCAAAGATTTGGAAACTCAAATTGCTGTGATGACAAAAAACCAGACTTTACAGAATGAATTACAAAAAGAATACGAACGGTTATTTGCATCTGCAAGACCAGTAACAAAGAGAACATTTTCGGAGCAGGATAGGATTCCTCCGTCTTGGGTATGCGCCGCGGTAgttctatttaaatattatttttga
- the Pgs1 gene encoding phosphatidylglycerophosphate synthase 1 isoform X2 — MHSVIWTSLKRFPSTKLLISNNTNLKSYNGSLVRNIQIAMLDEEKIFEVEMAQSEFHTLSWLYKAAPCFPVNASKITVIHEPSIFYSTLVEKCKNAKKRIVFASLYLGTGKLESDLIDAIDQALKLSNGNVEVKLLLDYMRGSRGKLNSRKMLEPLLNGKYGHCCQIFLYHTPKLRGILKMIIPDRFNELVGLQHMKLYMIDNDLIISGANLSNDYFTNRQDRYFVIRDCKELCDFYSELIEKVGEFSFLLRPDGTTVLNSTANAHPFKDKPIKFIEEAAHSVKTLFQRELEKRSDVEKISNNSDADTWIFPLIQMGQLNIYHDSQITLKLLQTAQPGAILRLATGYFNLTSEYSDALFKDCQGTCHLLTAHPTANGFFSAKGVAGGIPAAYTKIEESFIKRCSNMGQENRIKLWEFIKPGWTYHAKGLWYSLPGQEKPNLTLIGSPNFGYRSVSKDLETQIAVMTKNQTLQNELQKEYERLFASARPVTKRTFSEQDRIPPSWVCAAVVLFKYYF, encoded by the exons TACAAATCTTAAGAGTTACAATGGATCTCTAGTCAGAAATATACAGATTGCGATGCTAGATgaggaaaaaatttttgaagttGAGATGGCACAATCTGAATTTCATACATTGTCTTGGTTGTACAAGGCTGCTCCTTGTTTTCCTGTAAATGCTTCCAAG ATTACAGTAATTCACGAGCCCAGCATATTTTATTCAACACTtgtagaaaaatgtaaaaatgcaaAGAAAAGAATAGTATTTGCATCGCTATATCTAGGCACAGGAAAATTAGAATCAGATTTA aTAGACGCTATAGATCAAGCTTTAAAATTAAGCAATGGTAACGTTGAAGTTAAACTATTGCTAGATTACATGAGAGGATCTAGAGGTAAATTAAATTCGCGTAAAATGTTGGAACCCTTGCTTAATGGTAAATATGGTCATTGCTGTCAGATATTCCTGTATCACACCCCTAAGTTACGAGGTATCTTAAAGATGATCATCCCAGATCGTTTCAATGAATTAGTAGGATTACaacatatgaaattatatatgATAGATAACGATCTAATAATTAGTGG TGCTAATCTTAGTAATGATTACTTTACGAACAGACAAGATCGTTATTTTGTGATCAGGGACTGCAAAGAGCTTTGTGATTTTTACAGCGAACTAATTGAAAAAGTAGGAGAATTTAGTTTTCTCCTTCGACCAGATGGTACAACAGTATTAAATTCTACCGCAAATGCTCACCCCTTTAAAGACAAACCAATAAAATTTATTGAAGAAGCCGCACACAGTGTGAAAACTCTTTTCCAGAGGGAATTAGAGAAACGTTCCGatgttgaaaaaatat CCAACAATTCCGACGCGGATACGTGGATTTTCCCGTTGATACAAATGGGTCAGTTAAATATATACCACGACAGTCAGATAACATTAAAACTTTTACAAACAGCACAACCCGGTGCAATACTTAGACTAGCGACAGGCTACTTTAATTTGACTTCGGAATATAGCGATGCTTTATTTAAGGATTGTCAAGGAACATGTCATCTTCTGACAGCACATCCAACTGCCAATGGTTTTTTCT CTGCAAAAGGTGTTGCTGGCGGTATTCCGGCAGCCTATACAAAAATAGAAGAATCGTTCATTAAGCGTTGTTCTAACATGGGTCAAGAAAATAGGATTAAATTGTGGGAATTTATAAAACCTGGATGGACATATCACGCGAAAGGATTATGGTATTCGTTGCCTGGACAAGAAAAACCGAATCTTACCCTCATTGGATCGCCAAATTTTG GTTACAGATCGGTAAGCAAAGATTTGGAAACTCAAATTGCTGTGATGACAAAAAACCAGACTTTACAGAATGAATTACAAAAAGAATACGAACGGTTATTTGCATCTGCAAGACCAGTAACAAAGAGAACATTTTCGGAGCAGGATAGGATTCCTCCGTCTTGGGTATGCGCCGCGGTAgttctatttaaatattatttttga
- the Pgs1 gene encoding phosphatidylglycerophosphate synthase 1 isoform X1, whose product MHSVIWTSLKRFPSTKLLISNNTNLKSYNGSLVRNIQIAMLDEEKIFEVEMAQSEFHTLSWLYKAAPCFPVNASKITVIHEPSIFYSTLVEKCKNAKKRIVFASLYLGTGKLESDLVNAIDQALKLSNGNVEVKLLLDYMRGSRGKLNSRKMLEPLLNGKYGHCCQIFLYHTPKLRGILKMIIPDRFNELVGLQHMKLYMIDNDLIISGANLSNDYFTNRQDRYFVIRDCKELCDFYSELIEKVGEFSFLLRPDGTTVLNSTANAHPFKDKPIKFIEEAAHSVKTLFQRELEKRSDVEKISNNSDADTWIFPLIQMGQLNIYHDSQITLKLLQTAQPGAILRLATGYFNLTSEYSDALFKDCQGTCHLLTAHPTANGFFSAKGVAGGIPAAYTKIEESFIKRCSNMGQENRIKLWEFIKPGWTYHAKGLWYSLPGQEKPNLTLIGSPNFGYRSVSKDLETQIAVMTKNQTLQNELQKEYERLFASARPVTKRTFSEQDRIPPSWVCAAVVLFKYYF is encoded by the exons TACAAATCTTAAGAGTTACAATGGATCTCTAGTCAGAAATATACAGATTGCGATGCTAGATgaggaaaaaatttttgaagttGAGATGGCACAATCTGAATTTCATACATTGTCTTGGTTGTACAAGGCTGCTCCTTGTTTTCCTGTAAATGCTTCCAAG ATTACAGTAATTCACGAGCCCAGCATATTTTATTCAACACTtgtagaaaaatgtaaaaatgcaaAGAAAAGAATAGTATTTGCATCGCTATATCTAGGCACAGGAAAATTAGAATCAGATTTAGTAA ACGCTATAGATCAAGCTTTAAAATTAAGCAATGGTAACGTTGAAGTTAAACTATTGCTAGATTACATGAGAGGATCTAGAGGTAAATTAAATTCGCGTAAAATGTTGGAACCCTTGCTTAATGGTAAATATGGTCATTGCTGTCAGATATTCCTGTATCACACCCCTAAGTTACGAGGTATCTTAAAGATGATCATCCCAGATCGTTTCAATGAATTAGTAGGATTACaacatatgaaattatatatgATAGATAACGATCTAATAATTAGTGG TGCTAATCTTAGTAATGATTACTTTACGAACAGACAAGATCGTTATTTTGTGATCAGGGACTGCAAAGAGCTTTGTGATTTTTACAGCGAACTAATTGAAAAAGTAGGAGAATTTAGTTTTCTCCTTCGACCAGATGGTACAACAGTATTAAATTCTACCGCAAATGCTCACCCCTTTAAAGACAAACCAATAAAATTTATTGAAGAAGCCGCACACAGTGTGAAAACTCTTTTCCAGAGGGAATTAGAGAAACGTTCCGatgttgaaaaaatat CCAACAATTCCGACGCGGATACGTGGATTTTCCCGTTGATACAAATGGGTCAGTTAAATATATACCACGACAGTCAGATAACATTAAAACTTTTACAAACAGCACAACCCGGTGCAATACTTAGACTAGCGACAGGCTACTTTAATTTGACTTCGGAATATAGCGATGCTTTATTTAAGGATTGTCAAGGAACATGTCATCTTCTGACAGCACATCCAACTGCCAATGGTTTTTTCT CTGCAAAAGGTGTTGCTGGCGGTATTCCGGCAGCCTATACAAAAATAGAAGAATCGTTCATTAAGCGTTGTTCTAACATGGGTCAAGAAAATAGGATTAAATTGTGGGAATTTATAAAACCTGGATGGACATATCACGCGAAAGGATTATGGTATTCGTTGCCTGGACAAGAAAAACCGAATCTTACCCTCATTGGATCGCCAAATTTTG GTTACAGATCGGTAAGCAAAGATTTGGAAACTCAAATTGCTGTGATGACAAAAAACCAGACTTTACAGAATGAATTACAAAAAGAATACGAACGGTTATTTGCATCTGCAAGACCAGTAACAAAGAGAACATTTTCGGAGCAGGATAGGATTCCTCCGTCTTGGGTATGCGCCGCGGTAgttctatttaaatattatttttga